The genomic region TGGCTGACCGGGGTCGAAATTCACCCGGCGGCGAAGATCGGCCGGCGTTTCTTCATCGATCACGGGATGGGCGTGGTGATCGGCGAGACGGCGGAGATCGGCGACGATTGCACGCTCTATCACGGCGTCACCCTGGGCGGCACCTCGTGGGAGAAGGGCAAGCGCCACCCCACGCTGGGTAACAACGTCATCATCGGCGCCGGGGCCAAGGTGCTGGGACCCATCCTGGTCGGTGACGGCGGCCGCATCGGGTCCAATGCGGTGGTCATGAAGGACGTGCCGGCCGGTGCGACCGCGGTCGGTGTGCCCGCCCACATCGCGAACCATCTCCGGGATACGGATGACAGGCAGCGGCGTGCGTTCGCGAAAAAGATCGGGTTCGATGCCTACGGCACCGCGCAGGACATGCCTGACCCCGTCGCGCGGGCGGTAAATTCTCTTCTGGATCATGTGCATAAACTGGATGCCCAGGTGGAGGTCATGACCCGTGAGCTGAACCGGCTGGGTGCCCATGTCGATGTCACCCCGCTGCCGGACCTGGATGTCTACGGGATAGATTCCGTTGAAAACACTACAAATAAAGAGGAAAATACCCCGGTCCGTTCCTCGGGTAGCGCTGGCCGCGGGGGCGGGAGTGAAAGTTGATTAAAACAGTCAACTATGTACAATGAGATACCCATCCGAATCTTAGGGGCTGTAACATGAAACTCACGACTAAGGGCCGCTATGCGGTGACCGCCATGCTGGATCTCGCCTTGCACGCGCAGGAAAGCCCGGTTCCACTGGCAGACATCTCGCAGCGCCAGGGGATATCGCTCTCGTATCTGGAACAGCTCTTCTCGAAGTTGCGCAAGAAGGGCCTGGTGGACAGCGCCCGCGGACCCGGGGGCGGGTATCGCCTGAGCCGCGCGGCCAGCAACATTGCCATCGCCGAGGTCATCACCGCCATCAATGAAAACGTCGACGCGCGCCGCTGCGGCGGGATGGCGAACTGCCAGAACGACGAAACCTGCCTGACGCACGATCTGTGGACGGACCTCAGCAACCAGATCTTCGATTTCCTGAGCAACATCAGCCTCGGGGAACTGGTCGAGCGCCGCGGCGTGCAGGAAGTCAGCGCGCGCCAGGACAACATGCAGAAGGGCAAGCCATACATCCCCGTGATCGCGGCTGAAAGCCTCAACCAGTAAGCTGCCGCGGGCGCGCGCCCGCGAGCCCGGTGCATGAGCGTCTACCTGGACCATAACGCCACCACCCCCGTCGATCCCGCGGTGTGGCAGGCGATGCAGCCGTATCTGCAGGACGCGTTCGGCAACCCGTCGAGTCAGCATGCCCCCGGCCGCCGCGCGCGCGCGGCGGTGGAGCGGGCCCGTGAGCAGGTCGCCGGCCTGGTCAACGCCCGCGGCGCCCGCGTCGTGTTCACCAGCGGCGGGACCGAGGCAAACAGTCTGGCCCTGCTCGGTGCGGCCCCGGGCACTGACGGGGCCGTCGTGCTCAGTGCGATAGAACACTCTTCCGTGCTGGGGCCGGCCCGCGTGCTGGCGGCGCGCGGGTGCAGGGTCGATTTCGTGACACCCGACGCGCAGGGCAGGATCCCCCCGGCGGCGCTGGACGAGGCTATCGCGCCGGATACGCGCCTGGTGTCGGTCATGGCGGCCAACAACGAGACCGGCGTGATCCAGGACATCGCCGCGCTGGCCGGCCGCGCGCGGGCGCGGGGCGCCCTCATGCACACCGATGCGGTCCAGGCGGCGGGGAAGATCGGGCTCGATTTCGCCGCCAGCGGCGTCCACCTGATGAGCCTGTCGGCGCACAAGATCTGCGGGCCCAAGGGTGTCGGCGCGCTGGTGGTGCACAAGGGTGTGGACCTGGAGCCGCTGATCCAGGGCGGCGGCCAGGAGATGGGCCTGCGCGCCGGGACGGAAAACGTGGCCGGCATCGTCGGCTTCGGCGCGGCCGCGGAACTGGCACAGCGGACGCTGGAGGCGCGCGCCGCCCAGGCCGCCGCACTGCAGGAGCGGCTGGAGGCGCGCCTGCGCGCCATCGCCGGCACCGAGATCTTCGGGGTCGAAGCCGCGCGGCTGGCCAACACGGTGTTCTTCGCCGTGGCGGGCATCGACGGCGCGACCCTGCTGCTCAAGCTGGACCAGGCCGGATTCGCCGCGGCTAGCGGATCGGCCTGCGCGAGCGCGCAGCCGGATCCGAGCCACGTGCTGCTGGCGATGGGCGTCGACCGCGAACGCGCCTACGGGGCGATCCGGATCAGCTTCGGGGCGGGCAATACACCCGGACAGGTTGACGCCTTCGCCGATACCCTGGGCCGCGAGATCGAGGTACTGCGGGGCATGGCCCTGCGCGAGACGGCATGAAACATGCCTGAACGCCGGGGCAGTTCGATTGTCAAAGATATGTAACCTGACGGAGTTTGCGCATGAGCATCAGTTTGACCAAGGCGGCAGCGGACCATCTGAAGGATTTCCTGGCCAAGCGCGGGCGCGGCGGTGGGCTACGCCTCGGCGTCAAGACCACGGGTTGTTCGGGCTTGTCCTACGTCGTTGAAATCTTCGATGAGGTCGCGCCCGGCGATGTGGTGTTCGAGCATCACGACATAAAGGTCGCCGTCGATGGCAAGAACCTGGCGTTTCTGGACGGCACCGAGATCGATTACCGGCAGGAAGGACTCAACGAGGGATTCCGCTTCAAGAATCCGAACGAGAAGGCCACCTGCGGCTGCGGCGAGAGCTTCAGCGTCTGAAGCGCCGGCGATCCGGCGCCGTTCCCCGTCTCGACTCCGCGTTCCCGGCGCGGGAATTGCCTGCGCTCAATCAAGAGGTTAGAATACACAGGCTTTCCGAAACCGAGCCCGCCCGTGCGGGCTCATTACTATTCACCGCGTGCGGCAGCAGCAGGAATTCCGGAGTCCAGTTATGGCGATTGAGCGAACCTTGTCCATCATCAAACCCGATGCAGTGGCAAAAAACCTGATCGGGAAGATCTACACCCGCTTCGAAGAAGGCGGCCTGCGCGTCGTGGCGGCGAAAATGGTCCACCTCGACAAGACCCGGGCGGGCGGGTTCTACGCCGTGCACAAGAGTCGGCCGTTCTACAACGACCTGGTTTCCTTCATGACCTCGGGCCCGGTCATGGTGCAGGTGCTGGAAGGAGAGAACGCGGTCGCGAAGCATCGCGCCATCATGGGCGCCACCAATCCCAAGGACGCCGCCCCCGGCACCATCCGCGCCGACTTTGCCGCCAGTGTCGAAGAGAACGCGGTGCATGGCTCCGATGCCGCGGATACGGCCAAGACGGAGATAGCCTTTTTCTTTGAACCCAATGAACTCTGCCCCCGCACCCGCTGAAGACTCCGCGCGCACCGACAAGATCAACCTGCTCAATTTCGACAGGCACGCCTTGGAGGCCTTCTTCGTCGCGAACGGCGAGAAGGCCTTTCGCGCTTCTCAGGTCCTGCAATGGATCTACCAGCGCGGCTGCGACGACTTCACCCAGATGAGCAACCTGGCCAAGTCCCTGCGCGGCTGGCTGGGCGAGCGCGGCGAGATCCGCCTGCCCGCGATCGCGCGCGAGCAGCGTTCGCACGACGGCACCGTCAAGTGGCTGCTGCGGCTCGACGACGGCAACGGCATCGAGACCGTGTTCATCCCGGAGGACGACCGCGGCACGCTGTGCATCTCGTCCCAGGTCGGTTGCTCGCTGAACTGCACCTTCTGTTCCACCGCGCGCCAGGGTTACAACCGCAACCTCACCACGGGCGAGATCATCGCCCAGATCTGGATCGCGCAGCGTGCGCTGCGCGGCTACGGCTACGGCGAGCGCCCGATCACCAACGTCGTCTTCATGGGCATGGGCGAACCCCTGCTCAATTTCGACAACGTGGCCGGGGCCATCCACCTGATGCTCGACGACTTCGCCTTCGGGCTGTCCAAGCGGCGCGTCACGCTCAGCACGGCCGGGGTGGTGCCGGAGATCGACCACCTGCGCGAGGTGTGCGACGTCAGCCTGGCGGTATCGCTGCATGCCCCCAATGACGCGCTGCGCGACCAACTGGTGCCGATCAACCGGAAATACCCGCTGCGCGAGCTGATCGCCGCCTGCAAGCGCTATGTCGACCGCCAGCCGCGCCGCCGCATCACCATCGAATACGTGATGCTCGCCGGGGTGAACGACGGGGAGGCGCACGCGCGCGAACTGGTGCGCCTGCTGAAAGGTGTGCCCTCGAAGCTGAACCTGATCCCGTTCAACCCGTTCCCGGACGCGGGCTACGCCACCTCGGATGCCGAGGCCATCGACCGTTTCCGCAACATCGCCATGGCAGCCGACATCATGACCGTGACGCGCAGGACGCGCGGCGACGACATCGATGCGGCCTGCGGCCAGCTCGCCGGCAGCGTGCTCGACCGCACGCGCCGCAGTCAGCGTTTCCAGATCGCCGCGGAAGGGCGGACGCAGTGAGGCGGTCCACCCGCAGCCTGGCCGCGGTGGCGCTGTTGCTGGTGCTGGCGGCCTGTTCCTCGGGGCCCAAGAAATATGAGCAGCACCGCGATTCCTCCGCCGACATCAACGCGAAGCTGGGCCTGAGCTACATGCAGCAGGGCGACTACGACGTGGCGATGGAGAAACTGAAGAAGGCCCTCGAGCAGGATCCGGATTCCGTTGCGGCGCACCACTACAGCGCGGAGCTCTACAAGGCGCTCAACAACCACGAGCTCGCCGAATACCATTACAAAAAGGCGCTCAGGCTGGAGCCGGACGACCCCGCGATCCAGAACAACTTCGGCGTCTACCTGTGCGGCCGCAAGCGCTATGACGAGGCGGAGAAACACTTCATGCTCGCCACCGGGATCCCAACCTACCAGCGTCCCGAAGAGGCGCATGAAAATGCCGGCCTGTGCGCCCTGCGCATCCCCGATCCGAAGCGCGCCGAGTCGCATTTTCGCCGGGCGCTGGAGATCAATCCCTTGCTCCCGAACTCGCTCTACCAGATGGCCCTGCTGAATTTCAACGCGCAGCAGTACCTGCCGGCGCGCGCGTTCCTGCAGCGCTACTCCGCCTTCGCGTCGCCCACGCCGCAGACGCTGTGGCTGGCCTTCCGCGTCGAACGCGCGCTCGACAACGTGAGCGAGGCGGAGCACTACGCGCTGGAACTGCGCTCCAGGTTTCCGCAGTCGGAGGAAGCAGGCGAGCTGCGACGGATGAAGTGACCAGCCATGAGTGAAGCCTCGATGCCGCAGACGGACCCGCAGCAGGCGCAGACCCCGCCGGAGCCCGTGCAGTTGCCCGGACGCCGCCTGCGCGAGGCGCGCGAAGGGCAGGGCCTGACGCAGGAAGAGGCCGCCGAGCGCCTGCATCTGCACCCGTCCCAGGTGGCGGCGCTGGAAAACGACGACTACGCGCATTTTTCCGCCCCCATCTTCATTCGCGGCTATCTGAACAATTACGCGCGGCTGCTCGGCCTGGACCCGGAAGAGGTGGTCAGGGCGCTGGAGCGGCAGGGACTGGAACAGCCGCCCATCCTGTCCGAACTGACCGCCGCCATGCCGTCGGTGCGACGCCGCGGCATGCCGGCGCGCATCCGCGCGGTACTGCTCGCGGGCGGCACGATCGCGTTCCTGCTCCTCCTGTGGGTGGTGCTGCAGCCGGCGGACACCGGCAGCGGGAACGGCGGGGAGCAATCACCGCCGGCGCCTGCCGCGGTCGCGCCCGAGGCGCCGCCCGCGGCGGAGGCAACCGCCGCCGCCACGCCCGAGTCCGCGGCTGTGCCGGCGCAGACGCCCGCTTCCGCCGCGCAGGAGCCGCAGGACGATGAAATCCGGGAGGAGCCGCCGCCGAACCCCGACGAGCCGATGGACGAGCTGGTGCTGCGCTTCAGCGGGGAATCCTGGGTCGAGGCGGCGGACGTCACCGGCCGCCGCATGGCCTACCGGATGGCCAATTTCCCGGACGTGCTGCGTCTGCGCGGCCTGGCTCCGTTCGATATCCTGCTCGGCAATGCCCGCAACGTCACGATAGAATACAATGGCGAACCGTACGAGAACGTCCCGATCGGCCGGACCAATGTCGCCAGCTTCCGGCTGGGCGAGCACAATGACTAGGGTGTGAAGGAAGATGCGAGCCAGAAACCAGATCCAGCGACGTAAGTCGCGCCAGATCATGGTCGGCAAGGTGCCGGTCGGCGGCGACGCCCCGATCGCGGTGCAGAGCATGACCAACACCGAGACCTGCGACGTCGAGGCCACCGTGGCGCAGATCCAGGCGCTGGAGCGCGCGGGTGCCGACATCGTGCGTGTCTCGGTGCCGAGCATGGAGGCGGCCGAGGCCTTCGGCGCGATCCGCGCGCGCGTGAACGTGCCGCTGGTCGCGGACATCCATTTCGATTACCGCATCGCCCTGCGCGTGGCCGACCTCGGCGTCGACTGCCTGCGCATCAACCCCGGCAACATCGGTCGCGAGGATCGCGTGCGCGCGGTGGTCGGGAAGGCGCGCGAGCGCGGCATCCCGATCCGCATCGGCGTCAACGCCGGCTCGCTCGAAAAGGACCTGCAGAGCAAATACGGCGAGCCCACCGCCGCGGCGCTGGTCGAATCGGCCATGCGCCACATCGACATCCTCGACAAGCTGGATTTTCACGACTTCAAGGTCAGCCTGAAGGCCTCCGAGGTGTTCCTCGCGGTGGAGGCCTACCGCCTGATCGCGAACCAGATCGAGCAGCCGCTGCACCTCGGCATCACCGAGGCGGGCGGGCTGCGCTCCGGCACGGTGAAGTCGGCGATCGGCCTCGGCATGCTGCTCGCCGACGGCATCGGCGACACCATCCGCATCTCGCTCGCGGCCGATCCGGTGGAGGAGGTCAAGGTCGGCTTCGACATCCTGAAGAGCCTGCACCTGCGCAGCCGCGGCATCAACCTCGTCGCCTGCCCGTCGTGCTCGCGCCAGCAGTTCGACGTGATCGCCACCGTGAACGCGCTGGAGGCGCGCCTGGAGGACATCACCGAATCGCTCGACGTCGCCGTCATCGGCTGCGTGGTGAACGGACCCGGCGAGGCGCGCGAGGCCCACATCGGCCTGACCGGCGGCTCGCCGAACCTGGTCTACGTCGACGGCGAACCGAACCACAAGGTCAACGACGACCAGTTGCTCGACGACCTCGAGCGCACCATCCGCGAACGCCTCGCGCGGCGGCGGGCCGAGGGTGACGCCGGGCAGGCGGAACCGGTGCGCATCCCGGTCAAGACGATATCCGGCTGAACGCGGCCGGCCCGTCGGCCGCCTCCGAATATAAACGCAGACCCGATCAGGCATCCACTTGAGCAAAGGCATCCAGGCAATCCGCGGCATGCACGACGTC from Gammaproteobacteria bacterium harbors:
- the cysE gene encoding serine O-acetyltransferase; its protein translation is MDAVVTKAQRDSSRACMFDRIREDIRCVFDRDPAARHTFEVLTTYPGVHALLIHRLSHVLWSGGLKWLARLLSSLSRWLTGVEIHPAAKIGRRFFIDHGMGVVIGETAEIGDDCTLYHGVTLGGTSWEKGKRHPTLGNNVIIGAGAKVLGPILVGDGGRIGSNAVVMKDVPAGATAVGVPAHIANHLRDTDDRQRRAFAKKIGFDAYGTAQDMPDPVARAVNSLLDHVHKLDAQVEVMTRELNRLGAHVDVTPLPDLDVYGIDSVENTTNKEENTPVRSSGSAGRGGGSES
- the iscR gene encoding Fe-S cluster assembly transcriptional regulator IscR; the encoded protein is MKLTTKGRYAVTAMLDLALHAQESPVPLADISQRQGISLSYLEQLFSKLRKKGLVDSARGPGGGYRLSRAASNIAIAEVITAINENVDARRCGGMANCQNDETCLTHDLWTDLSNQIFDFLSNISLGELVERRGVQEVSARQDNMQKGKPYIPVIAAESLNQ
- a CDS encoding cysteine desulfurase: MSVYLDHNATTPVDPAVWQAMQPYLQDAFGNPSSQHAPGRRARAAVERAREQVAGLVNARGARVVFTSGGTEANSLALLGAAPGTDGAVVLSAIEHSSVLGPARVLAARGCRVDFVTPDAQGRIPPAALDEAIAPDTRLVSVMAANNETGVIQDIAALAGRARARGALMHTDAVQAAGKIGLDFAASGVHLMSLSAHKICGPKGVGALVVHKGVDLEPLIQGGGQEMGLRAGTENVAGIVGFGAAAELAQRTLEARAAQAAALQERLEARLRAIAGTEIFGVEAARLANTVFFAVAGIDGATLLLKLDQAGFAAASGSACASAQPDPSHVLLAMGVDRERAYGAIRISFGAGNTPGQVDAFADTLGREIEVLRGMALRETA
- the iscA gene encoding iron-sulfur cluster assembly protein IscA; translation: MSISLTKAAADHLKDFLAKRGRGGGLRLGVKTTGCSGLSYVVEIFDEVAPGDVVFEHHDIKVAVDGKNLAFLDGTEIDYRQEGLNEGFRFKNPNEKATCGCGESFSV
- the ndk gene encoding nucleoside-diphosphate kinase, producing the protein MAIERTLSIIKPDAVAKNLIGKIYTRFEEGGLRVVAAKMVHLDKTRAGGFYAVHKSRPFYNDLVSFMTSGPVMVQVLEGENAVAKHRAIMGATNPKDAAPGTIRADFAASVEENAVHGSDAADTAKTEIAFFFEPNELCPRTR
- the rlmN gene encoding 23S rRNA (adenine(2503)-C(2))-methyltransferase RlmN is translated as MNSAPAPAEDSARTDKINLLNFDRHALEAFFVANGEKAFRASQVLQWIYQRGCDDFTQMSNLAKSLRGWLGERGEIRLPAIAREQRSHDGTVKWLLRLDDGNGIETVFIPEDDRGTLCISSQVGCSLNCTFCSTARQGYNRNLTTGEIIAQIWIAQRALRGYGYGERPITNVVFMGMGEPLLNFDNVAGAIHLMLDDFAFGLSKRRVTLSTAGVVPEIDHLREVCDVSLAVSLHAPNDALRDQLVPINRKYPLRELIAACKRYVDRQPRRRITIEYVMLAGVNDGEAHARELVRLLKGVPSKLNLIPFNPFPDAGYATSDAEAIDRFRNIAMAADIMTVTRRTRGDDIDAACGQLAGSVLDRTRRSQRFQIAAEGRTQ
- the pilW gene encoding type IV pilus biogenesis/stability protein PilW; protein product: MRRSTRSLAAVALLLVLAACSSGPKKYEQHRDSSADINAKLGLSYMQQGDYDVAMEKLKKALEQDPDSVAAHHYSAELYKALNNHELAEYHYKKALRLEPDDPAIQNNFGVYLCGRKRYDEAEKHFMLATGIPTYQRPEEAHENAGLCALRIPDPKRAESHFRRALEINPLLPNSLYQMALLNFNAQQYLPARAFLQRYSAFASPTPQTLWLAFRVERALDNVSEAEHYALELRSRFPQSEEAGELRRMK
- a CDS encoding helix-turn-helix domain-containing protein; its protein translation is MSEASMPQTDPQQAQTPPEPVQLPGRRLREAREGQGLTQEEAAERLHLHPSQVAALENDDYAHFSAPIFIRGYLNNYARLLGLDPEEVVRALERQGLEQPPILSELTAAMPSVRRRGMPARIRAVLLAGGTIAFLLLLWVVLQPADTGSGNGGEQSPPAPAAVAPEAPPAAEATAAATPESAAVPAQTPASAAQEPQDDEIREEPPPNPDEPMDELVLRFSGESWVEAADVTGRRMAYRMANFPDVLRLRGLAPFDILLGNARNVTIEYNGEPYENVPIGRTNVASFRLGEHND
- the ispG gene encoding flavodoxin-dependent (E)-4-hydroxy-3-methylbut-2-enyl-diphosphate synthase — translated: MRARNQIQRRKSRQIMVGKVPVGGDAPIAVQSMTNTETCDVEATVAQIQALERAGADIVRVSVPSMEAAEAFGAIRARVNVPLVADIHFDYRIALRVADLGVDCLRINPGNIGREDRVRAVVGKARERGIPIRIGVNAGSLEKDLQSKYGEPTAAALVESAMRHIDILDKLDFHDFKVSLKASEVFLAVEAYRLIANQIEQPLHLGITEAGGLRSGTVKSAIGLGMLLADGIGDTIRISLAADPVEEVKVGFDILKSLHLRSRGINLVACPSCSRQQFDVIATVNALEARLEDITESLDVAVIGCVVNGPGEAREAHIGLTGGSPNLVYVDGEPNHKVNDDQLLDDLERTIRERLARRRAEGDAGQAEPVRIPVKTISG